The DNA sequence TCGCCCACCCGCTGACCCGGGCGGCCGTGCTGACCGGGATCGGCCTCGCCCGCCGCGCCGACCTGCACCGCAGCGCCGCGGCGAGCACCGAGGACCGCGGCCGCCGGCTGGCGCACCGGGTCGCCGCCACCCCCTCGGCCGACGCGGCCCTCGCCGAGGAACTCGACCGGCACGCCACCGAACGGGCCCGAGCCGGTGAGTGGGCGGCCGTGGCCGACACCCTGGTCCTCGCCAGCCGGCTCAGCCCCGGCCGGGCCGCCCGCGAGGACCGGCTGCTGCGCGCGGTGGACGCCATGATCGGTGCCGGGGACGTCCCCCAGGCCACCGTCTTCGCCGGGCAGCTGGAGAGCTTCCACGCCGGCACGCTGCGCGAAGTCGTGCTCGGCTACCTGGCGATCATGCGGGGCCGCCCGGCGGAGGCCGACGCGTTCCTGACCCGCGCCTGGCGGAGTTGCGACCCGAAGCTCCAACCGGACCTGATGGCCAGGATCTGCCAGCGCCGGGTGCTGCACGCACTGGGCCGCTGGGACGGAGCCGACCTGGTGACCTGGGCCCGGCGGGCCGTGGAGGTGGCCGATCCCACCGATCCCTCGGCCATCGAGTCGGAAGCCGTCCTGGGCCTCGGACTCGCGGGGTCGGGCCGCTACGAGGAGGCGGTGGCGGCCTACGAGGCGGTCGCCGCCCGGCTGCCCGGAGGCGCCCAGCCGCAGCGGTTCCACCTGGGCCGGGGCTGGGTCGACCTCGCCCTGGACGCCCCGGAGGCCGCCCGCCGCCGACTGGAGGCCGCCGTCCCCACCGGCTACCGGATGGGCTCCACCCGTATCTCGCTGTGGGCGCAGGGCTTGCTGGCCCGCACCCAGTTCGCCCTCGGCACCTGGCCGGAGGCCCTGGAGACGGTGCAGCGGGCCGCCGCCCGGCTCGCCGAGGTGCGCATCGAATTCGTCCGCCCGCTGGTGCACTGGACCGCGGCCCAGATCCACGCGCTGCGCGGGGACTGGGACGCGGCCGACCGGCACCTCAACGCCGGCGCCGCCGCCCCGCACCAGTACGAGGTGATGCTGGTGCCGTCCTGTCTGGCCCGCGCCCAGGTCGCCGAGGCACGCGGCGACTACCCACGGGTCCTGGAGGCGCTGTCCCCCATCGTCCACTTGCCCTCCCGCGCCTCGATCGACGAACCGGGCTTCTGGCCCTGGCAGGACGTCTACGCCAACGCCCTGGTGATGACCGGCCGCCTGGAGGAGGCCGACGCGTTCCTCGCCCCGTACGAGGAGCTGGCCGCCCGCCGCGGCCACCGCTCCACCCAGGCCCGCCTGGGGCTGGTCCGCGGCAGGCTCACCGGGGCGCTCGGCGACATCGACACCGCCCGCACCCGGTTCGAGCAGGCCCTCGCCCACCTGGAGTCCCTGCCGCTCCCCTACGACCGCGCCCGGGTGAACTTCTCCTACGGCCAGACCCTGCGCCGGGCCGGTAAACGCCGCGAGGCCGACACCGTGCTGACCAACGCCCGCGACACCTACGTCACCCTCGGCGCCCGCACCTACGTCGCACGCTGCGACCGGGAGATCCAGGCCGGCGGCGTCCACACCGCCCGCGTCACCCCGGGCCTGTCCCACCTCACACCCCAGGAACGGGCCGTCGCCCGGCTGGTGGCGGCGGGGGCAACCAACAAGCAGACCGCGCTGGAGTTGTACATCTCCGTCAAGACGGTGCAGTACCACCTCACCCATGTCTACTCCAAGCTCGGCGTCCACTCGCGCAGCGAACTGGCGGCGCGCTTCAAGGAGCCGCCCCAAGGCGCTTGACCCGGTGTCCGGTTGCTGGCACCTCGCGGTCGGCCACCGGTAACTGCTGGTCGTCCCGCGCCCCGTTCGGAGCGCGCGTATTTTTTTCTGGCTCTTGACAAAAATCGGCGCTGGTTCGCATGCTGTGCGGCATGCCCTCTCAGGACGGCCTCTGCCACGCATCATGCGGGCACCCGAAGAGTTCGCACGCGAACTGCCGCGCCACCACGGCCGCGGCGCGATGTCGCTGACGCGTGGGTAAGACACCGCGGAAGCTCCTGGGGGACGACCCCGTCGTTCCCTGATCTCCCTTCCCCTTCCCTCCCCTCTCCTCCCCTCGACTCTTCTCTCACACCACCCTGCGCGGGCGCGGCCGTCCGGCGGACACGCCGGGGCCGTCGCTCGGCATGGACGCGCGCCCGCCACGACGAAGAAGGACATGACTGATGACCAGATCCGAGAACCCCTCGCCCATCGGCAGACGGACGTTGCTGGCCGGAGTCGCCGCCGGCTCCCTGGGAGTGGCGGCGG is a window from the Streptomyces luomodiensis genome containing:
- a CDS encoding helix-turn-helix transcriptional regulator, which encodes MNDRDDRAELRRHLIGRVAESAALTRAVDAVRAGRPAVLLVEGPAGIGKTALVDHVLATRETCATVRVAGVSWESDLPLGVARQLLRAGAQRSVLEAADLLHGRWTADQEDAPLLVVVDDAHWADVESLRAIRSALRRMTNQRVLVVLVARDEVHQTAEPHADTPLPVLRTLEFLDGCRDDAVRPGPLTPEDVRTLAHDARGLALDLPAARHLCRHTRGNPRHIRQLLTEIPPETWQDWRPELPAPARYTSAVQHRLTRCGPAARALVEACAILDDDAPLAEAAALADIADPLPAVDEARAAGLLVAGVEPGRMLLSFAHPLTRAAVLTGIGLARRADLHRSAAASTEDRGRRLAHRVAATPSADAALAEELDRHATERARAGEWAAVADTLVLASRLSPGRAAREDRLLRAVDAMIGAGDVPQATVFAGQLESFHAGTLREVVLGYLAIMRGRPAEADAFLTRAWRSCDPKLQPDLMARICQRRVLHALGRWDGADLVTWARRAVEVADPTDPSAIESEAVLGLGLAGSGRYEEAVAAYEAVAARLPGGAQPQRFHLGRGWVDLALDAPEAARRRLEAAVPTGYRMGSTRISLWAQGLLARTQFALGTWPEALETVQRAAARLAEVRIEFVRPLVHWTAAQIHALRGDWDAADRHLNAGAAAPHQYEVMLVPSCLARAQVAEARGDYPRVLEALSPIVHLPSRASIDEPGFWPWQDVYANALVMTGRLEEADAFLAPYEELAARRGHRSTQARLGLVRGRLTGALGDIDTARTRFEQALAHLESLPLPYDRARVNFSYGQTLRRAGKRREADTVLTNARDTYVTLGARTYVARCDREIQAGGVHTARVTPGLSHLTPQERAVARLVAAGATNKQTALELYISVKTVQYHLTHVYSKLGVHSRSELAARFKEPPQGA